A genomic segment from Planctomycetia bacterium encodes:
- a CDS encoding DUF2071 domain-containing protein has protein sequence MSNKPFLTAHWHTLVMLNYVVAPELIQHLVPAGTELDTWQGRHYVSMVGFRFEQTRVRGWAIPFHQHFDEVNLRMYVRKRDANGWRRGVVFVKEIVPRWVIATVARVVYNENYITLPMQSIAKTSTEDQKGEAKYRWKWNGHWCELGADFTGQPVLPSEGSEEQFITEHYWGYVTQRHGSVVEYEVKHPSWRIWKADRSWLNGELTGLYGPKLEEIVKQPAASAFIAEGSAISVSRAAKLPSV, from the coding sequence ATGTCGAACAAGCCTTTCCTGACAGCGCACTGGCATACGCTGGTCATGCTGAATTATGTGGTTGCCCCGGAATTGATCCAGCACCTGGTACCGGCTGGAACAGAATTAGACACCTGGCAGGGACGCCATTATGTCAGCATGGTGGGATTTCGTTTTGAACAGACGAGAGTTCGTGGCTGGGCTATCCCGTTTCATCAGCATTTTGATGAAGTCAACTTACGGATGTATGTTCGTAAACGTGATGCAAACGGCTGGCGGCGAGGCGTTGTGTTTGTCAAAGAGATTGTTCCAAGATGGGTCATCGCAACAGTGGCCCGAGTTGTTTACAACGAGAACTACATCACCTTGCCGATGCAGTCCATTGCCAAAACGTCCACAGAGGATCAAAAGGGAGAAGCGAAATATCGATGGAAATGGAACGGTCATTGGTGCGAACTAGGGGCAGATTTCACAGGCCAGCCAGTATTGCCTTCTGAAGGCTCGGAAGAACAGTTTATCACTGAGCATTATTGGGGTTATGTAACCCAACGTCATGGGAGCGTGGTCGAATATGAAGTCAAGCATCCTTCGTGGCGTATCTGGAAGGCTGATCGATCCTGGCTGAATGGGGAGTTGACAGGCCTTTATGGCCCGAAGTTGGAAGAGATAGTGAAACAGCCCGCTGCTTCTGCCTTTATTGCTGAGGGATCGGCGATCAGTGTTTCACGAGCAGCCAAATTGCCAAGTGTATAG
- a CDS encoding SDR family oxidoreductase, which yields MIPLDLSGQVALVTGVSDNESFAWTIAKTLQAAGARLIFAVHPRVTGIVEMFLSNDKDAEARVLPFGKGNLKVDKVVPCDVSYDTMADVDEKTRTDRRYAKHGDFSLQGMHDKIKADFPRVDILIHSVAFSSEVKKTQRDTSRAAYLQALSISAYSLTGLMRAISPLMTQGGSVVSLSYIGGERVVPHYGGGMSTSKAALQIDTKQLAFNYGKDNIRVNTISAGPYASRAAKGIGDIEQMIQHAAEKSPLPRGITADEVAQATLFLCSPLASGITGQVLYVDCGYHVMGV from the coding sequence ATGATTCCTCTTGATTTATCAGGTCAGGTGGCACTCGTTACCGGTGTTTCCGACAATGAGAGCTTTGCGTGGACTATTGCCAAAACGCTGCAGGCTGCCGGGGCCAGGCTGATTTTTGCCGTCCATCCACGTGTCACCGGCATTGTGGAGATGTTTTTAAGCAACGACAAGGATGCTGAGGCCCGGGTTCTGCCCTTTGGAAAAGGCAACCTGAAGGTCGATAAAGTGGTACCCTGCGATGTCAGTTACGATACGATGGCCGATGTTGACGAAAAAACTCGCACCGACCGTCGTTACGCCAAGCATGGTGATTTCTCGCTGCAGGGAATGCACGATAAAATCAAAGCAGATTTCCCACGTGTTGACATCCTGATTCATTCCGTTGCCTTCAGTTCTGAAGTGAAGAAAACACAGCGTGATACCAGCCGGGCTGCTTACCTGCAGGCGCTTTCCATCAGCGCCTACTCATTGACAGGGCTAATGCGAGCGATTTCTCCACTAATGACTCAAGGCGGATCCGTCGTTTCCCTGTCCTACATCGGAGGCGAGCGCGTCGTGCCCCACTACGGCGGCGGCATGTCCACTTCCAAAGCAGCATTGCAGATAGATACCAAGCAACTTGCGTTCAATTACGGCAAAGATAATATTCGGGTGAACACCATTTCCGCAGGCCCCTATGCATCACGAGCTGCCAAGGGCATTGGTGATATTGAGCAGATGATTCAGCACGCTGCAGAAAAGAGTCCATTGCCTCGAGGCATTACCGCTGATGAAGTGGCACAAGCAACCCTGTTTTTGTGCAGCCCGTTAGCTTCCGGTATTACCGGTCAGGTGCTCTATGTAGATTGTGGCTACCATGTGATGGGTGTGTAA
- a CDS encoding NUDIX domain-containing protein — protein MAEGSTKPEMQVAIGIVRWDDQFLVGARREDQTWPGRDEFPGGKVEYGETIDQAVWREVREETGIDIRLMNWRREVIIPAGHKNLRLVFVLCEPIEDIEPDAPFRWVKRNDLLKLEFPPANMPILEELIKRTDESVY, from the coding sequence ATGGCGGAGGGATCCACAAAACCGGAAATGCAGGTAGCCATCGGCATTGTGCGCTGGGATGATCAATTTCTCGTCGGCGCTCGCCGTGAGGATCAAACTTGGCCAGGCCGTGATGAGTTCCCCGGCGGAAAAGTGGAATATGGCGAAACGATCGACCAGGCCGTCTGGCGGGAAGTGCGTGAAGAAACAGGCATCGATATCCGGCTCATGAACTGGCGACGGGAAGTCATCATCCCCGCTGGTCATAAAAATCTGCGACTGGTTTTTGTACTCTGTGAGCCAATTGAAGACATTGAGCCTGATGCTCCGTTTCGATGGGTAAAACGAAACGATCTGTTGAAACTCGAATTTCCGCCAGCCAATATGCCTATTCTGGAAGAGTTGATTAAGCGAACGGATGAATCGGTTTACTAA
- a CDS encoding UbiA family prenyltransferase: MNNSSGWLKQVRLFLEMIRFSHTLFALPFALAGAVLAWRASGRTKPFEIFIDIAGIIPCMVLARTWAMAINRLVDRKIDAANPRTEKRHLPAGLLSVQAVTWFAILSAIGFVISTIHFWVWNENLWPLILSIPVLLFIAGYSFTKRFTALCHVWLGLSLMLAPIAAWLAITGSLSWTPVVLGLAVLFWVTGFDILYATQDVDFDTKAKLHSIPAALGVNNALRVAFLSHICMVLCLLILYFIAELGMIYLVGIILVACLLCYEHAIVKPNDLSRVNQAFFQVNGVISVGMLVIIIVDVCFQKSA, translated from the coding sequence ATGAATAACTCATCAGGCTGGCTGAAGCAGGTTCGTCTGTTTCTGGAAATGATCCGCTTCAGCCACACACTCTTCGCGTTGCCTTTCGCATTGGCAGGCGCTGTTCTGGCCTGGCGTGCTTCAGGCAGAACAAAACCGTTTGAGATATTTATCGATATTGCTGGTATCATCCCCTGCATGGTTCTTGCACGCACCTGGGCGATGGCAATCAATCGCCTGGTTGATCGCAAGATTGATGCAGCCAATCCACGCACCGAAAAACGCCATCTTCCCGCAGGCTTACTCTCCGTGCAGGCTGTAACCTGGTTTGCGATACTCTCAGCCATCGGGTTTGTGATATCAACGATCCATTTCTGGGTCTGGAACGAGAACCTTTGGCCCCTCATTCTCAGTATTCCAGTGCTGCTCTTTATCGCAGGCTACTCCTTCACCAAACGATTCACCGCCCTGTGTCATGTCTGGCTCGGTTTATCACTCATGCTGGCACCGATTGCGGCCTGGCTGGCCATCACAGGTTCACTTTCGTGGACGCCAGTAGTATTAGGTTTAGCAGTACTCTTCTGGGTTACAGGCTTTGATATTCTCTATGCCACTCAGGATGTTGACTTTGATACCAAAGCAAAACTGCACAGCATCCCTGCAGCCCTTGGAGTGAACAACGCATTGCGTGTTGCGTTCCTGAGCCATATCTGCATGGTTCTCTGTTTACTGATTCTTTATTTCATCGCTGAATTGGGAATGATCTATCTGGTAGGCATCATCCTGGTAGCTTGTCTGCTCTGTTACGAGCATGCTATCGTGAAGCCCAACGACTTGTCACGAGTCAATCAGGCATTCTTCCAGGTGAATGGCGTGATCAGTGTGGGTATGCTGGTGATTATCATTGTTGATGTATGTTTTCAGAAATCAGCTTAA